The Brassica oleracea var. oleracea cultivar TO1000 chromosome C6, BOL, whole genome shotgun sequence genomic interval AAAATCCAAAATCGATAACACTGCTTCTTTTCTCCACAATGAAGATTATGGAAACAAAAATATATATTTTTAGCTGAAAACAGCTTCTCGCCCTGACAATAACTGAAAAGAATTGAGCATTACTGGAGATATAAATTTCAGACAGCGGTTCAGAAAGAAGCTGAGAGAGAGAGAGAGAGAGAGTAGATGGATAAACCTGGAGCGGATTGAGATTTTGATGCCGGTGTCCTTTAGCTGTGCAATCAATGATCGATGTGTATATTATTAGCTTTTGTGTTCTCTGAGTTTTGGTGTTTCTCTCTCTCTGTGTCAGCCTCGGTCAGGAGAAGATATTATTATTGAAGGAAGGATCTGTGTCGTTTGAATTAAGCTTTAAATTTTTAATTTTCTTTTACAAACCAGAAATAGCCTAAAGGAGACTTTTACCTCATTGATTACTTCAATCATTATCCGGTCGGGCATTAGTTGTTCAAACAAACCAAGGGAGTCGTGGTTGTGGATGGGTCATGTGACTGTAGTTGATTTTAATGCGGGATTCGTCGGGTTTGAAAAGAGGTTGTATTCTTAAAAAGATAATTGGTAAGAGAGACTCATCAGTAAACCGGATATTACATGAACTAGTTGGTCCAGGTACGTGTAGTAGAATTGATGATTTACTATATTAGCAGTATGTTCCAACGAGCACACAACTATCACTGTACTTGAAGACTCGAATCAAAAAGATCAAACAGATCTCAGTGAATTTCTTTTTGCTCAGCATGTCGTTGCTCTCCCTGTTCAAACATGAGACATGAATAGGCATGAATGTATATATTTTAGGGTTAAGAGATCAAAAGATTACAGTTAAGATTGACACAAGTGAAGGATACAATCGAATTCTTATGTCTTATGTGTCTTCACACAACAACCTCTCAACTTCAATCCCAATCAAATCATAGTTTTTAAAACCTTCCTTTGGACTGCAGAAGTTTGTCTGCTTCGTTGGCAACACAATGCTCCCATCGGAATCAGTACGTATCTCAAGACCACACTCATGGCATAAAGATTCAACATCCATCTCCTGAAAATTATATAAAAAACTCAGCTTATGACATTTCATATTTTACCAAGAGTTTAAGAATATATAGAAAACAAGGGAATCTGCATGTATATATTACCTTCATCATCAGGTTCTGGGATAGCCGCAAGAGAGGATAGGGTTGAAGCTTGTAGCATACATTGTTTATGCATTCCACAGCGAACGATCGCATCTTTTACCATTAAAACATTCAGAAAATGATCAAATATAGTTTAACAGTCTATTCAAAATATTATAAAATGTATATTTATATCACGTAAAGTGCCACAAGAACCATGCATGAAAACTAGGACACAACAACATATTCAAGTCCATACAAGCTCACCTCTCTAATATGGGGCTCACTTATGCAATACTGCAAGTATGTCGCTTCAGAAGCCGTTGTTCTTAGGAAACTCCTGTAGTTACCATTCCGATATGATCTGCAAGAAATGAGGAAGAAGCACCATACTTTAGTTCATCTTGTGTTGATGTAGTTAATTTAAATAACTCAACCGCAAAGGATTGAACAGCATAACCTACCGTAAAAGTTTTCGAACAAAACACATTTCCTTGGATTTTATTAAATTAGAAGTCAGCTTGCGAAACCATAAAGACAGTGGCTCCCCCTGCAGATCAAAATCATAATGTTTATGTAAATGAAAAATGTGACATGCTAACGAATAAAAGGATAAAGGAAGCAGAGAAACAACCATCACTCCACTACTGGTATTGAGGTGAAGCAGCACATAGAGTGAACGGAACTCCGCTTCATTTTCGTAGATGTAATCTGGTTTCCTATTTACATCATAGATATTATACAAAGTGGTGAGAGTTTTTGCTAGCTGCTCCATGTTCAAGTGATGCATTGAGCTAATACTTGCACCACTACAACTCTGAAGCCTCTGGCGAGATATGACATGGAATTTAACCTGTATGATATAAGCCCATTTGAGAGTCAGAATAATAACATCAATGGAGTAAACACACACAAATGAGTTTCAATCATGAACCAGAAAGAAGTAATTCTAACGAAAAATAATAAAGATGTTAGAAAAGAGTAGAGAAAAAGAAACATGTAATAAAAAACATACGATTTCCTCGTACAGGTGGATGACTCTCTCGTTGGCTAGATTCTGGATGCTGAGATCTTGTCTAATAGACCTTGTCCTGTCGAAAATAAAATCATGAACCACTTCAAAGGGGTGCTCCCTTGAGTCCATCAAGCTTAGAAGGTATCTCAGAGTTTCTTCTAGAACCGGGAGCGGCCTTACATCAGATGCCTGAACATCCGCTGCTGAAAGGGTTCTGCAAAACTAGCAAGAACACAGAGAGAGTATAATAACTAATTTTAGCAAGGACAAAAAAGAGCGATGTTATACAGAACAGTTTGTGTATCTCCCAATACAAACTACTAATCCTGATCATTTTACAAAAGAAACTTAAGCCTCCTGTTTTGTTTTTTGTTGAATCAAACAGTGGCTGCTAACTCGCATAAATGCACATATTGTTGTGCCAAAATATAGAAAGCGAAAGCCTCAGCGCCTCAGCTTAATGTGAAATTTTCCCATAGAGATACAATCACTGTCTACTACAAGCTAATTAATCAGTATTATTATATACACGAAAATCAAAACTTTTATATATCTCAAAGCTCACCTTTTTGACAGCTAGATCTGAGGATGATTCAGTGGGGTTTCCATGAAGCCTCTCAAACACTGAGAGATCACGCAAGCGTTCTCTTGTGACTCTTTCCCGCTCTGTTGTTAATAAGGAAAGCAATAAACTTTATTAACTGAAGCTGTTTACATCCTTATTGCTGCTGGCCAATATAGCCTAGTATTACTAATCCTTTTACACACTGAATTTGTATAAACTAAACTGACATTTATCTCTTGATTCTATGCAATTCAGGCGCAGGATAGGTTCAATTTTAGCGGAATCTAAGGTCAAATAGAAATTGATTTTACCAGGACACATAGATGAGCAAGTTCCGACGATGAAGGACACGTCAGCAGAATCTCCACCCTTATTATTGTCATTGCTTCGGTTGCGTGGTACATCGGATCTTCTCCGATACGAATCACTAGCTCCGCCGACGGATCCAGAAGAAGAAGAAGAGCCGCGACTACGACGATTCATGGCTTAGAGTTTGAGATCACCGACGAAGGAAGGATCCTCCCTCAGCGGCACATGTAGTTTCCCGAACGAGAGAGTCTCTGGGCCATCGAACCAGTGAACTGTTTGCTGAGTAAACCGAATAAAAATACTATTAGTTAACTAATCCGGTTCATTAGTTTCAGTAAACCGGTGACAGAACATTCATAGTTGGTTTGGTTCAATAATTCTAATACCCACCCCTTCGAATCCAACTGGTATTCACCTAGAACGTGGCATTCATGATTCAACAGTTTGTTTGGTACGGTAACACTATAACCAACTATTTCGGTCGTTTTATTTTTCGTTTACCACTAATTTTGTAACAACCCGTCCCGTGGGACCCAGGCTGACAGCGCTGCAGCGCACCGACCCCAACCTCTCCATTATGGGAACTACCTGCCCCATAATTAGGTTGTTGGTGAGATTCGAACCCCCGACCTCACCCTTTAACAGCCTTCCCACAAGACAAGCTGTCACCAATTGATCTGCAGTTCAATTGGTGACAGCTTGTCTTGTGGGAAGACTGTTAAAGGGTGAGGTCGGGGGTTCGAATCTCACCAACAACCTAATTATGGGGCAGGTAGTTCCCATAATGGAGAGGTTGGGGTCGGTGCGCTGCAGCGCTGTCAGCCTGGGTCCCACGGGACGGGTTGTTACAAAATTAGTGGTAAACGAAAAATAAAACGACCGAAATAGTTGGTTATAGTGTTACCGTACCAAACAAACTGTTGAATCATGAATGCCACGTTCTAGGTGAATACCAGTTGGATTCGAAGGGGTGGGTATTAGAATTATTGAACCAAACCAACTATGAATGTTCTGTCACCGGTTTACTGAAACTAATGAACCGGATTAGTTAACTAATAGTATTTTTATTCGGTTTACTCAGCAAACAGTTCACTGGTTCGATGGCCCAGAGACTCTCTCGTTCGGGAAACTACATGTGCCGCTGAGGGAGGATCCTTCCTTCGTCGGTGATCTCAAACTCTAAGCCATGAATCGTCGTAGTCGCGGCTCTTCTTCTTCTTCTGGATCCGTCGGCGGAGCTAGTGATTCGTATCGGAGAAGATCCGATGTACCACGCAACCGAAGCAATGACAATAATAAGGGTGGAGATTCTGCTGACGTGTCCTTCATCGTCGGAACTTGCTCATCTATGTGTCCTGGTAAAATCAATTTCTATTTGACCTTAGATTCCGCTAAAATTGAACCTATCCTGCGCCTGAATTGCATAGAATCAAGAGATAAATGTCAGTTTAGTTTATACAAATTCAGTGTGTAAAAGGATTAGTAATACTAGGCTATATTGGCCAGCAGCAATAAGGATGTAAACAGCTTCAGTTAATAAAGTTTATTGCTTTCCTTATTAACAACAGAGCGGGAAAGAGTCACAAGAGAACGCTTGCGTGATCTCTCAGTGTTTGAGAGGCTTCATGGAAACCCCACTGAATCATCCTCAGATCTAGCTGTCAAAAAGGTGAGCTTTGAGATATATAAAAGTTTTGATTTTCGTGTATATAATAATACTGATTAATTAGCTTGTAGTAGACAGTGATTGTATCTCTATGGGAAAATTTCACATTAAGCTGAGGCGCTGAGGCTTTCGCTTTCTATATTTTGGCACAACAATATGTGCATTTATGCGAGTTAGCAGCCACTGTTTGATTCAACAAAAAACAAAACAGGAGGCTTAAGTTTCTTTTGTAAAATGATCAGGATTAGTAGTTTGTATTGGGAGATACACAAACTGTTCTGTATAACATCGCTCTTTTTTGTCCTTGCTAAAATTAGTTATTATACTCTCTCTGTGTTCTTGCTAGTTTTGCAGAACCCTTTCAGCAGCGGATGTTCAGGCATCTGATGTAAGGCCGCTCCCGGTTCTAGAAGAAACTCTGAGATACCTTCTAAGCTTGATGGACTCAAGGGAGCACCCCTTTGAAGTGGTTCATGATTTTATTTTCGACAGGACAAGGTCTATTAGACAAGATCTCAGCATCCAGAATCTAGCCAACGAGAGAGTCATCCACCTGTACGAGGAAATCGTATGTTTTTTATTACATGTTTCTTTTTCTCTACTCTTTTCTAACATCTTTATTATTTTTCGTTAGAATTACTTCTTTCTGGTTCATGATTGAAACTCATTTGTGTGTGTTTACTCCATTGATGTTATTATTCTGACTCTCAAATGGGCTTATATCATACAGGTTAAATTCCATGTCATATCTCGCCAGAGGCTTCAGAGTTGTAGTGGTGCAAGTATTAGCTCAATGCATCACTTGAACATGGAGCAGCTAGCAAAAACTCTCACCACTTTGTATAATATCTATGATGTAAATAGGAAACCAGATTACATCTACGAAAATGAAGCGGAGTTCCGTTCACTCTATGTGCTGCTTCACCTCAATACCAGTAGTGGAGTGATGGTTGTTTCTCTGCTTCCTTTATCCTTTTATTCGTTAGCATGTCACATTTTTCATTTACATAAACATTATGATTTTGATCTGCAGGGGGAGCCACTGTCTTTATGGTTTCGCAAGCTGACTTCTAATTTAATAAAATCCAAGGAAATGTGTTTTGTTCGAAAACTTTTACGGTAGGTTATGCTGTTCAATCCTTTGCGGTTGAGTTATTTAAATTAACTACATCAACACAAGATGAACTAAAGTATGGTGCTTCTTCCTCATTTCTTGCAGATCATATCGGAATGGTAACTACAGGAGTTTCCTAAGAACAACGGCTTCTGAAGCGACATACTTGCAGTATTGCATAAGTGAGCCCCATATTAGAGAGGTGAGCTTGTATGGACTTGAATATGTTGTTGTGTCCTAGTTTTCATGCATGGTTCTTGTGGCACTTTACGTGATATAAATATACATTTTATAATATTTTGAATAGACTGTTAAACTATATTTGATCATTTTCTGAATGTTTTAATGGTAAAAGATGCGATCGTTCGCTGTGGAATGCATAAACAATGTATGCTACAAGCTTCAACCCTATCCTCTCTTGCGGCTATCCCAGAACCTGATGATGAAGGTAATATATACATGCAGATTCCCTTGTTTTCTATATATTCTTAAACTCTTGGTAAAATATGAAATGTCATAAGCTGAGTTTTTTATATAATTTTCAGGAGATGGATGTTGAATCTTTATGCCATGAGTGTGGTCTTGAGATACGTACTGATTCCGATGGGAGCATTGTGTTGCCAACGAAGCAGACAAACTTCTGCAGTCCAAAGGAAGGTTTTAAAAACTATGATTTGATTGGGATTGAAGTTGAGAGGTTGTTGTGTGAAGACACATAAGACATAAGAATTCGATTGTATCCTTCACTTGTGTCAATCTTAACTGTAATCTTTTGATCTCTTAACCCTAAAATATATACATTCATGCCTATTCATGTCTCATGTTTGAACAGGGAGAGCAACGACATGCTGAGCAAAAAGAAATTCACTGAGATCTGTTTGATCTTTTTGATTCGAGTCTTCAAGTACAGTGATAGTTGTGTGCTCGTTGGAACATACTGCTAATATAGTAAATCATCAATTCTACTACACGTACCTGGACCAACTAGTTCATGTAATATCCGGTTTACTGATGAGTCTCTCTTACCAATTATCTTTTTAAGAATACAACCTCTTTTCAAACCCGACGAATCCCGCATTAAAATCAACTACAGTCACATGACCCATCCACAACCACGACTCCCTTGGTTTGTTTGAACAACTAATGCCCGACCGGATAATGATTGAAGTAATCAATGAGGTAAAAGTCTCCTTTAGGCTATTTCTGGTTTGTAAAAGAAAATTAAAAATTTAAAGCTTAATTCAAACGACACAGATCCTTCCTTCAATAATAATATCTTCTCCTGACCGAGGCTGACACAGAGAGAGAGAAACACCAAAACTCAGAGAACACAAAAGCTAATAATATACACATCGATCATTGATTGCACAGCTAAAGGACACCGGCATCAAAATCTCAATCCGCTCCAGGTTTATCCATCTACTCTCTCTCTCTCTCTCTCTCAGCTTCTTTCTGAACCGCTGTCTGAAATTTATATCTCCAGTAATGCTCAATTCTTTTCAGTTATTGTCAGGGCGAGAAGCTGTTTTCAGCTAAAAATATATATTTTTGTTTCCATAATCTTCATTGTGGAGAAAAGAAGCAGTGTTATCGATTTTGGATTTTAAATTTTCCTGTTTTGAGGTGTAGGGGGTTTGTTCGGTATCAACCAACAATGACGACTTCTGTTTGCCCTTTCTCCAAAGCTGCTCGTCCCGACAATGCTCCTAAACAAGCCGACACGACACCTTCTGCTTGTCCTTTCTCTAAATCTACTCGTCCTGACGACGCAAAACAAGGGGAGACGACTGCTTCTGCAGCTTGCCCTTTCTCTAAATCCGCTGATGCCTCTGCTCCAAGCAAAGGATGTCCTGAAAAGGAAGGAAGATTGAGTAAGGAGGACTCTGCAACGTTGCCTGCCAAGTGCCCCTTTGGTTATGACTCCCAGACCTTCAAGCTTGGGCCTTTTAGCTGTATGCTATGTCAATCACTTCTGTTTGATAGCACTAGATGTGTGCCTTGTGCTCATGTCTTCTGCAAGTAAGCACTGATTTGCTTTTTTATTTGGGTCTTGCTTTTGTTAAAACTTTAGTGTGTTTTCTTGAGTGCAGAGTGTGCTTAGCACGGTTTAAGGACTGCCCTCTATGCGGTGCTGACATCGAAAGTATGGAAGCTGATGAAAACCTTCAGAAGATGGTTGATCAGTTTATTGAAGGCCATGCTAGAATCAAGAGATCGCTTGTGAATAGCGCAGATAAAGAAGATGATAACAAGAAGGTGATTTACGCTGATGTTTCCATGGAAAGAGGTTCTTTCTTGGTGCAACAAGCTATGAGAGTGAGTTCTACCTCTAGAACTTGTTAACCTAGTTACGTTTAATATTGGGAGTTTTTGTTAATTGACTTTGTTCTTATTCGACTTGTATGCTTAGGCATTTCAAGCTCAGAATTATGAAAGTGCTAAATCAAGGTTGGCGATGTGTACTGAGGACATTCGAGATCAGCTAGGGAGGGAAGGTAATACACCAGAGTTGTGTTCACAGCTTGGTGCAGTCCTTGGTATGCTTGGCGACTGCAGGTATGCTCATTCTCTCTCTCTCTCTCTCTCTCTCTCTCTTTGTTCATCCCAACTTTTCTGTGGACAAGTAAGATTCAGCAAACGAGGGTACTTAACTTAGTTTGTCTGGTTACTGCAGCCGAGCAATGGGAGACTCAAGTTCTGCAGTCAATCATTTCGAAGAGAGTATTGAGTTCCTTATGAAACTGCCTATGGATGATTTGGAGGTTTCTTATCACATTGCTTTTTGTTATATTTTGCTTTTGCAAATTTGTTACCACTTTCTTAAAAGTTGTTGCTAAACTTTTGCAGATTACACATACACTTTCTGTCTCGCTCAATAAAATAGGAGATGTTAAATATAATGTTGGAGATCTACATGCTGCAAGGTCGTACTACATCCGTGCTTTAAATGTTAGACGTGATGCAATGAAGCATCACCCAAATGCTCCTTCACAAGTAAGCATATGTCTCCATGCTTACTTCTTCAGTTTTGGCCCCCAGTGTTTTGTTAATCCTAGCATGTGTGAAGCCTTATTTGTAGATCATAAGATTTTGTTTCTGGAGGCTTTTATAGATTATTGATTTGTGTCCATTATAACTAACTATAGCTCATAAGCTCTGTTTCTTGAGGCATTTGTTGTTTTGTTGAAAATATTCTCTTGAATTTTGTTATTCTTACTTGATTTCTTGCGTAGAGAAGTTGGAAACTGAGGCAAGGTCTGTCCTGAAGTTGCAATATGCTTTATGTGTGTTAGGTCATAGTCCATAGAGTCATAGTTTTGTCTGTACACCAAATCTGCTATCATAGAGTCATAGTTGCCATTAAAATCTCTCGTATTTTTGGATGTTCTGATGAATCTTTAGGCAGTCAAAGTATGATTTAGTGGATAGATAAGTGCTTAATGATTGTCTCGTTGGTGAATAAAGGAACCTTTACTAAGTTTGGTTGTTATTTCTTCAAATCTTTTTTGTAGATTCTGGATGTGGCAGTTTCGTTAGCCAAAGTTGCAGATATAGACAGAAGTCTAACAAACGAAGATGCAGCCATAGATGGTTTCAAGGAAGGCATGAAACTGCTGGAATCTTTGAAACTGGACTCTGAAGATTCTGTTCCTCTCGAGCAACGAGTGAGATTTTCTTGCACTACTCACTTCCTCTCTTCTGCTTCTCTAAAATTAACTTTATCTGAAGATGTAATTTTTAACATGAACGCAGCGTCTCTCTGTGATGGAGTTTCTGAAGAAGCAAGTAGAGAGGCCTGAACAGTCTGCAGAAACTGCACTCTAAACTGATGCATGCTTACTTACCTAAGTATATATATATATATATATAAAGACTGTATACCTAATCATTCTGACGCATTTTGTCTGAAATAAAGGAACAAGAAAGCAAAAATGTTGCGTTTGCGCTTAAGGATTAAATAAAACAGAGTGCTCTGTTTCTTGTGATGGTTTCAAAACTGTACACACTCTATGTGAACTTATGAAGCAGGCATAATGATTTGTACACACTTATGATATGAAGGGTATGTTTAACATAATCACCTCGATTTATTTGCGATCGAACCGAAAGTCCGAAATCATATTTACATTAAACATATTTTTATTTCACAAACAGCAAAGAAAAAAATAAAATAAAATAATATTTATTAAAATGTAAAAATTTATTTTATATTTAGGTTTAGTGATTAGAATCTACGGTTTGATTTTTGTGGGGTGGAGACTGAGAGTAATTTAATCATTTATATTGTGAAAAATACTATTTTAGAAAAAAAAATATGTGAATTTTTGTGATATCTAAACAATTTGTCATTAGATTTAATGAAAACTATAGATTGACCTGCGCATATGCGTGGATATTGGTTATTACATGTTCTTACATTGATATTTGTGATGACAAAAAAATATATACATTGATATTTGTTTTTCATAATTAGTATTATATATTTTCATGGATCGTGTTATTACTAATTGTATTCAAAAGATATAGACCGAATCGGGTAATATGGTTATTTTTGGTACAAATATCTGAACCCGTTTCAGATACATTTATTATTTAGATATTTTTAGGTTCCTATACACCAGAACCGAACTAATCCAGATCCAGAAAAACTCAACTCAAAACTCACACATAAATTTATAATATTCAAGCGGGTCTAATTTCAAAACAAAAAATATGATACTCGAAAAAACAATTCGTACCTAAATGGATAGTTGTTCGTGCCTAACTGATTTTATAAACTAATAAAAATGACTTTTTCTATGTTTTGGCTAAATTAAATAAAATATAAAGAGTTTTTATTTAGTAAAATAATTATATGGAGTAAAGATTAAGTGACAATAAATATAATACATTTTTATTATTTTGATTTAAGTTATTATTTTATTTACAAAAACATGTCTTCGAATTAATGTAATTATATTGATGAAATTACTAAAAATACACTATTTGTTATTACCCTAAGCAATAGTTATGCAAGCCCCACTCTGCACCATCAAAGAACAATGTATCTATCCACCATGGGTGCGTTCCTAAGTGCCTGTCATCAACAAGAGTTATGAAAGCTATTCTTGTTCGTGCTAAATTGCCAATACTCAACACATAACACTATAAACATTTCTCCAACTTTCCGTTATGAACACTAGGTAAAAAACTATGCAATATCACACGGGAACTCATTTTATAAAAATAAAAATGTTATATTTTATAAAATAGTTTTTTACAAATCAGTATATATTTTTTTATAAAAAAGATAATAAGAAGAAACCATAATAAATTGCAAACTTACATTTATGACAATATATTATTTCATAAATTCGTCATTCAAGATGCACAGATTTAGAAAAAAATCTTATGGTAGATTTCATAAATTTGCGCGGGAACACATTTTATATAAGTAAATATACCATTTCATAACTTATAAGTATTTTTATATAAAACTTCTTAATTTTACATTTTTAAAGATTAACTTCTTAATTTTACTTTCAAACAATTTCTCATGTCAAAACGTAGAACGTATGTCTTTATATTCATTTATAGATAATATTAAATATATATATATATATATATATATATATATATATTTAGTTTTAAACTACAACTAAAATATTAATACATCAATACCAATTAAAACATACTTCTCCTATTAGTTTAGGTAAGTTATTCTGAAATTTTTAATACTACATAATATTTTATGTATTTTAAGCAAACACATTTAAATTTAATGATTTACTAATTTTATAAGGTAACTTATAATGACAAGTATACATGATTATATGGTAACTTTAATAGATCATGTACAATACATATTTCTATTGGTAAATCACACACACATTCTTCTTCTTTTTAGAATTATTTGAATTTTATGTATTCAAAAGAATTTATCTTTGATTAACTTGAACAACGAAACTCTAAATTTCCTAATCTATTTGTGATTTTTATTTATTCATATGTCGTTATTTTAGTTGTGATTTGTCACAGTTTGTTATGTGGAAGATTAAGGGTTGCAATAATTGACAACCAAACATTGTAATTGTTAGCTAATGGTTG includes:
- the LOC106296565 gene encoding uncharacterized protein LOC106296565 — encoded protein: MTTSVCPFSKAARPDNAPKQADTTPSACPFSKSTRPDDAKQGETTASAACPFSKSADASAPSKGCPEKEGRLSKEDSATLPAKCPFGYDSQTFKLGPFSCMLCQSLLFDSTRCVPCAHVFCKVCLARFKDCPLCGADIESMEADENLQKMVDQFIEGHARIKRSLVNSADKEDDNKKVIYADVSMERGSFLVQQAMRAFQAQNYESAKSRLAMCTEDIRDQLGREGNTPELCSQLGAVLGMLGDCSRAMGDSSSAVNHFEESIEFLMKLPMDDLEITHTLSVSLNKIGDVKYNVGDLHAARSYYIRALNVRRDAMKHHPNAPSQILDVAVSLAKVADIDRSLTNEDAAIDGFKEGMKLLESLKLDSEDSVPLEQRRLSVMEFLKKQVERPEQSAETAL
- the LOC106298660 gene encoding SAC3 family protein 1-like; its protein translation is MNRRSRGSSSSSGSVGGASDSYRRRSDVPRNRSNDNNKGGDSADVSFIVGTCSSMCPERERVTRERLRDLSVFERLHGNPTESSSDLAVKKFCRTLSAADVQASDVRPLPVLEETLRYLLSLMDSREHPFEVVHDFIFDRTRSIRQDLSIQNLANERVIHLYEEIVKFHVISRQRLQSCSGASISSMHHLNMEQLAKTLTTLYNIYDVNRKPDYIYENEAEFRSLYVLLHLNTSSGVMGEPLSLWFRKLTSNLIKSKEMCFVRKLLRSYRNGNYRSFLRTTASEATYLQYCISEPHIREMRSFAVECINNVCYKLQPYPLLRLSQNLMMKEMDVESLCHECGLEIRTDSDGSIVLPTKQTNFCSPKEGFKNYDLIGIEVERLLCEDT